GGTGTCGTGCTGCTTGGGCTAGGCGTTTCAGCGTCAGGCGCGCTTGCGCAGGGCGATCGGGATCGGCAAGGCGACAGGGACCGCGTGGCGATCACGAGGCTCGATCCGGGCATGACACTCCCGGTGCGTCTGACCGAGTCGGTTGCCGCCACGCGCGAAGACTACCGGGTGTTCACCGCGGTCGTCGATCGCGACGTTCCCGGCGACAATGGGCGTCTGGCGCTTCCTCGAGGATCGCAGGTCGAGTTGATCGTTCGGAATTCGCGGCCTGGCGAGATGCTGCTCGACCTCGAATCGGTCTCGGTGAACGGCCAGCGCTACGCAGTGAGGACCGATCCGCAGCGGGTTGTCGGAACCGCCGGCGGTCGCGACTTCATCGGCTCGATCATCGGCACGATCCGGGGAGGCAGTGCGCGCGGGGAGTCGGTTCGGGTGCCTCGCGGAACGGTGATGCAGTTCCGCCTCGAGCAGCCTCTTGACGTGGGCGTCGCGGACCGGGGCGTGGACCGGAACGGACACCACTATCACGACTACTACGGCCGCGGACGCGGCGGAAACTAGACGACGGGCGGCGCGCGACCTTCGGGCGCGCGCCGCTAATGCCAAGTCTCTAAGTGTTCCCGGCGGCTCCCCGTTCCTCTGGGCTCGATTAGCCGAAGGTGTCTGGCCTGGCGTGACCAATCCCGTACGCACGGACGACACCCTCGTATCGCGAGGTTGCGCGGCAGCTCGCCGTCGACGTGGCGACCGCGTACGCCGACGTCCGGGCCGAACTGGCCGCCCTCCGTGAGCAGACGGTCGAAGAGGCCAAGGAGCTGCGCGACTTGGAGCTCCAGCGGTTCGACGCGATGACCGCGGGCCTCTGGCCAAAGGTCCGAGCTGGCAGCGCCCGCCCTTCGTAGGCGGAGCGCAACCACGCGACGTTCGGCGCTCGTCTCAACCTCACCGCGGGGTCGCCGCTGTTGCGCGTCTATGGCGTTGTCCCCACGCTTGCGGTGGCCGAGCCGGCGGGGGATAGGGTTAATCGGAATCCGTCGTCGTGGCATTTGGTGATCTTCTCAGTCGGAGGCAACGGCGCGACCATTGCGAACACGATCAGAGTGCCGGTTGGGCCGGTGCCAGTCAATTTGGCGGACCTTCGCCCTCATCCAGATCGAGCGACAAGGGTGTGGTTGAAACCGCTGGAAATGACTGGAGCGTAATCCGAGCGACGTACTACGAACTGGCCCCGAGTTGGTAGCAACTCGGGGAGCAAGCGTCAGGGCTAAGTGATTGATTTGATTGGAGCCGGCGCTCGGACTTGAACCGAGGACCTGCTGATTACGAATCAGCTGCTCTACCAACTGAGCTACGCCGGCTGAGGCGAGAACTCCGCGACGGCCACAAAACGACGGTGTTTAGGGCCGCGACGGAAGCACTATTCTACCAGAACGCATGCGGATCACTCGCATCCTCGCCTACCGGGTGGAACTTCCACTCCACGAGGGCTCCTACAAATGGTCCGGCGGCAAGGGGGTCAGCGTCTTCGACAGCACCATCGTCCGGGTCGAAACCGACGCCGGTCTCGCCGGCCACGGCGAAGTGTGCCCGCTTGGTCCCTTCTATCTGCCGGCGTATGCCGAGGGCGTGCGCGCCGGGATCCGCGAGCTCGGACCGCATCTCATCGGCGCGGATCCGCGCGAACTCGGGAAGCTCAATCGCCGCATGGACGCGGCCTTGAAAGGGCACCCCTACGTGAAGAGCGGCATCGACATCGCCTGCTGGGACATCCTGGGCCAGGCCACCGGACTGCCAGTCTGCGAGCTGCTCGGCGGCCGCTACGGGGAAGACGTCCGCCTGTACCGCGCGATCTCGCAGGACACGCCCGACGCGATGGCGGCGCGCGTCGCCGGCTACCGCGCCGAGGGCTATCGCCGCTTCCAGCTGAAGGTCGGCGGCGATCCCGACGTCGACGTCGAGCGCATCCGCGCCGTCGCCGCGACGCTGCACCCTGGCGATCGGCTCGTCGCCGATGCCAACACCGGCTGGACGCAGCACGAGGCGATGCGCGTGGCCAAGGCGGTGCGCGACGTGGACGTCTATATCGAGCAGCCGTGCCTGACCTATGAGGAGTGCTTGAGCGTCCGCCGCCACATCCCGCACCCCTTCGTGCTCGACGAAAACGTCGACGGCCTCGACATGCTGCTGCGCGCCCGCGCCGATCTGGCGATGGACGTCGTCAATCTGAAGATCAGCAAGCTCGGCGGGCTGACGCGCACCGCGCAGGCGCGCGATCTGTGCGTGTCGATGGGAATCGCGATGACGATCGAAGACAGTTGGGGCGGCGACGTCACCACGGCGGCGATCGCCCACCTCGCGCAGAGCACGCCGACCGAATGGCTGTTCACCACCACCGACTTCAACAGCTACGTGACGCTGTCGACCGCCGACGGCGCGCCACAGCGCGTGAACGGCCGGATGGCGGCCTCGATTGAACCCGGACTTGGGGTGCGGCCGCGCCCGGACGTGCTCGGTCCGCCCCTGGTGACGGTCGGCTGAATCGCCCGTGCCGCCCGAACTCCTGCACTGGCTTCACGCCTACGGCCCTGCCGCGCTCTTCGTGCTGCTGTTCCTCGGCGTGTTCGGCCTGCCGGTCCCGGACGAAACGCTGCTGACCGTCGCCGGCGTTCTGGTGCGCGACGGCAGCCTGCACTTTGCGACGGCCTATGCGGCGGCGATCTGCGGCAGCATGGGGGGCATCACGCTCAGCTACGTCATCGGGCGCACGCTCGGCCTCGGCGTGGTGGATCGCTTCGGCAAGTGGATCCACGTGACGCGCGCGGACCTCGCGCGCGTCGAAGGTTGGTTCGAGCACTCCGGGCGGTGGCTGCTGACCTTCGGCTACTTCATTCCCGGCGTACGACACTTCACGGCGATCGTCGCCGGATCGTCGCGGCTGCCGGTTCCGGTGTTCGCGCGCTTCGCGTATGCCGGCGCGGCCATCTGGGCGCTGACCTTCATGAGCCTCGGTTGGTACGTGGGCCCGGCGTGGGAATCGGCCCTCGAGGCGGCCCACCGCCACCTCAAGGTGGTGGCCGTCGTACTTCTGGTGCTGGGCGGCGCCTACGCGCTGGCTCACCGCTGGTGGTCGAGGCGGAAGAAATAGGCCGTTGCCGCTCGCACGCGGCCGGTCACGCCGGGTATCGCGCCTGCGACGCGAACGACGCCGGCAGCGCCGCCGCGGGCTCCGGCAGGTACTCGCGCTCGGTGGCGCGGCGCGCCTTGTAGCGCCGGAACACCGTCCGCTCGTCTTCGAGCCCGAGGATGGACTTCCACGACGACCCTCGAAACGTGTGCGCCAGCATCTCCGGCCCGTGGCGCAGCACGAAGCGCGGGTAGGCCCGCAGCACGTGCGGCAGGTGTCGCACCTTCATCCAGCGCTCGGCCCGCCAGCGCATGAACTCGACGTCCTCGGCGCCGAGATGCTCGGTCCGGACGACCGCGGTCGTGCCGTCGTACTCCTCGACGCGGTCGTTGACGATCAGGTTGCGCTGCACGAAGTCGGCCGTCATGGGGGTGCCCGGGTACGGCGTCGGGTGCTGGATGTAGGGCCAGTCGACGTAGCGGCGCGCGAAGGCGAGGTTGGCTTCGATCGCCGCCGGCGTGTCGCCGGGATTGCCGACGATGATGCCGCCGACGACCGCCAGTCCTTCGCGATGCAGCGCCTCGATCGCCGTCAGGGTGGCGTTGCCGACGCGACGGCCGTTCTCGCGCTGCGCGTTCTTCGCCGAGGCGCGCAGGAAGGCGAGATCTTCGTCGAGCACGTTCTCGATCCCCAGGAACACATACTGGAACCCGGCCCTGCGCATGAGCGGCGCCAGCGTCTTGCCGTGCGCGGCAATCGACGACGTCATCGCCTGGACGATGTAGTGAACGTCATTCAGGCCGGCGTCGATGATGCCTCGGCAGAGTGCTTCGAACCGCGCGACATTCAGCGTGATGTTGTCGTCGACCAGGAAGATCGCGCGCGCGCCGCGGGCCCGCGCGTCGGCGATGTCGGCGAGCACCCGCGTGAAGTCGAAGAGGTGGAAGTTGCGCCCGCGCATCTCGATGATCGAGCAGAAGCTGCAGTCGTAGGTGCAGCCGCGCGACGTCTCCACGACGTCGATCGGGCGGCCGAGGAAGGTATAGCCGGTCAGGACGCGGGCCGCGCGGTTGGGAAGTTGCAGCCGTTCGTCTTCCAGCCGCATCACCGGACGCGGCGGCGTGTGGGTGAAGCCAACAGCGGGATTGGCCCTGAACGACAGACCCGGGATGCCGGCCGGACTGTCTCCGCGCTCGAGAGCAGCCAGCAGCTCGCGGAACGTGCACTCACCTTCGCCGCGCACCAGAAAATCGATCCCCGAATCCGGCGCGGCGTACGCCTCGGGCGCGAGGCTCGGATCATAGCCGCCCGCGATGATGCAGACCTGCGGATTGATCGATCGAATCAGCCTGACGATCCGCAGCGCCGTGCGCCTCTGGAAGGTCATGACCGACAGGCCGACGACCTGCGGATCGCGGTCGCGCATCAGCCGCGCGATCGTCGGCGCGACGGCGTTCTGCACGAGAATCAGGTCGGCGATCGAGACCGTATGGCCGTCGCCCACGTTGCCGGCCAGCGCCGCCAACGCCCCGTTCGGCATCCGCATCGTCAGGGCAGGGGTGTGCTCGAACGAGTCGGGCATCGAGAGCAGGAGCACCCGCATGACGCAGGCTCAGGATACCGCGTTCGGCGGCTGCTGGCGCATCGCGAGTTGTCGAGGCGTCGGGGTGCAGCTCAGCGGGCGGAGAGGGCCTGCTGGAGCGACCCGGCCCGGAAGAGGCTGAACGTGCCGGCGCGGACGTCGGGTGGGGGAGGGGCCGCAAACAGCCTGTTGAATCGTCCGATCTGATCGTTGCGGACCGCGACGACCGCATCGGGTTGCGCGGCGCGCACGCCGGCGACGGCCTCTGCCAGGGTCGTTTCGCGGATGTTCGCGGCGGTGGCCTCGGCGCGGAGCGCCGGCGACAGATAGAAGACGACCGATCCGATCCGCTCGCCGACGACGAACACCTGCGACGGCATCGCGCCGGCGGCGTTCAGCGCCTGGGCCAGATCCCGGCCGGTCATCCACTCCGCCGCGCGCGGCGCGACGATCATCAGTCCCAGGAGCGCCACGACCGGCAGCCGCATCATGAGCGCCGCGTCGGCGGCGAGGCCCGCCGAGCGGCGGTTCGCGATCGCGACCGACACGCCGCCGATCACCGCCGCGACGAGCGCGACCATCAGCCAGAGGGTGGCGCCGATTCCGCCGAACCGCCAGGCGACCAGCCCCAGCCCCAGGACCGGCAGCGCCGCGAGCGTCGACGCGCACACCACGAAGCCGGGGCGGTAGCGGAGTCCAGGGCCGGCGACGCACGCGTCGGCAACGAGCAGCGCCAGCGCGGGAAAGAGCGGCAGCGCGTAGGTGACGAGCTTCGATTCGCCGCCGCTCAGGAACACGAATCCGAGAGCGAACCAGATCCAGGCGACCAGGCGAGTCGGATGGTTGCGGACCTGGCGGGCCGCGGCGGCCAGATACCCGACCCACGGCAGCGCCCCCCCGACGGCGATCGGCACGTAGTACCACCAGCCGCGTCCGGCGTGACGCTGCGTCGCGGTGAGATAGCCCTGGAGGTGCCGCTCGACGAAGTAGTAGTGCAGGTAGCCTGGATGCGCGTGTTCCATCGCCACGTACCAGGGCAGGGCCACCAGCAGCGCGACGGCGCCGGCGGCCGTGAGCGCGATGGCCAGTCGCCGCATGCGGACCCGTTCGACGGCCGCGAGCGCCACCGCGAACCAGACCGCGAAGGCGACGCCGACCAGCCCCTTGGTCAGGATCGAGAGGCCGAGCGCGGCGCCGGCGAGCACGGCATGCCGGACGACATGCCGGCCCGCGGAAGCGCGGGTCAGCCACGCGCAGGCCGCGCACATGAACGGCACTACCGCGACGTCGTGCACGGCAACCTCGCTCACGCCCATCGGCAACAGCATCGTCCCGTAGACGATTCCGGCGAGCAGCCCGGTCTCCTCGTCGCGAAGGGCACGGCCGAGCGCCGCCACGCCGAGCATGGCGAGCACCCCGAACAACAGCGGCGGCAGCCGCACCGCGTCTTCGCGGTCGCCCAACACACGCAGCGAGATCGCTTCGGCCCAGAAGAAGAGAATCGGCTTGTCGAGGAACGGCTCGCCAAGGAAGGTGGGCGTCACGTAATCGCCGCGACGATTCATCTCCTGCGCGATGGCGGCGTGCAGGCCTTCGTCGGGATCGAACAGCGGCGGACGGGCGAGGAGCGGCGCGGCGACCAGCACGATCGCGACGGCCGCAAACGTCCACCGCAGAGGGAACATGGCCGACGATCTTATCGCGCCGGCCCGCCGGGCGGCGTCACCCGGGATCGACGCTGGCCACCAGCGGGTAGTGGTCCGACCCGTAGCGATCATCGGCGCGCCGCACCCGCGTCTTCCAGGTTTCGGGCAGCCGGAACAGCACGTGATCGAGCCGCATCGGCCCGAACGACGGCCGCCGATCCTCGTCGGGCGACGCATGCCCGAGCACTGCCAGCTCGCGATACGCCGCGTCGTGGAACCCGAACCAGGCGTTGAAGTCTCCGCCGACGATCAGCGCCCCGTCGCTGGGGAGCACGCCCGCCAGCGCGCGCGCCTGGCGCAGCCGCCCCGACTCCGAGAACAGCCACAGGTGGTGCATCACCATGTTCGTGAAATGCGTGTCGACGATTCTGATGGCGAGGCCGGCAGCGGTGTGCGCCGTGGCCTCGATCGCGACGCGCCGCTGCCGCTCGAGCGGCAGCTCGATCGCCGTCGGCTCGCTGAGCGCGAGCGAGGCGAGGATCGCGTTGCCACGGTCCTCGTCGAGGCGCCCAGGGGAGCCGTTGCGCATCGACGGCACGTAGATGCCGCCCAGACCAAGCCGGTGCGCCAGGCTGACGATGTCTTCACGCGCGCCCGACGGCGGCACGATCCGCTCGGCCGCCGCCCAGTTCATGCGATCGGGATCGCCGACGGGCACCTCCGGGCCGGCACGATAGACCTCCTGCAGCAGCAGCACGAACTGGTCGACCGGCGCACCGGTGAGGCGTCCTTCACGCAGGTCCGATACGAGACGTCCGAGATCGCCGCCGCCGACGTGGGTGTTCCACGACACGACGGCAAACGAACCTGAGAGGACCGCCGGAGGAGGACGCGCCGTTTCGATCCGCGCCGGCGGCCCGACGCCGGCGCACCAGCGATCGATCGCCCCTTGTTCGTTCGATGCGGCCGTCCGGATCCACTGCACGCCGCTGCCGCGCGCCGCACACGTGGTATCGGCGCCGGCATGGATGAGAACCGCGCTGCCCACGACTGCTATCGCCGCAGCCGCCGCTGCGCGCGCCGCTAGCCGAATTCGCATTCTGGAGGAGCCGGCTACCTGTTCTGCGTCTGGGCGCGCACGATCTGCCAGTCGCTGCCGGCGCGCGCCAGGTCGAACGTCCACCGGCGCGACTCGGTGTGCGGATCGGCTCCGCCGACCTTCGGGACCCACGACGCGGAACCGGCGCAGGTGGCGCGGGCGAGCTCGCCGCTCACGTCCACACGGCAGTCTCCGAGTGTGATCTGCTGCGATTCCAGCGCGTCGAACGCCGAGGCCAGCGCGGCGCGATCGACGCGCGGCCAGACGCGCGCGGCGGCCTCGGCGTCGAGGCTGCTGTAGGCAGCGGCGTACCGATCCAGTACGCGGCGCACGACCGTCTGAGTCGGCGGCGGCACATCGGCGACGGATGGGCTCGTGGTCAGCGGCCTCGCGGGCGGCAGGCTCTCGATCGCCGCTGCTACCGCCGCCACGTCATCGCCGACCGGAATCGGACCGACGGGCTGGAGGAACGGCCGCGGCGACGGCCCGACAGGCTGGAGCATCAGTCGCGGCGTGGGCACGGTGCGCTCTTCGCGCTCGGCCGGATCAGTCAGCGCCCGCTCGATCTTCGAGGCCGTGCGCGGTGGGGGGAGTGATGGAACGCGCACCGCCACGGTGCTGCGACCACTCGCCGACGGCACCTCCAGCGACAAGGTCCGAAAGTCGCCGGTGGGCGCGATCCGCTGCGGACCCGGCCAGATCGCGATCCCGAAGGCCATCGCCGCCGCCACCACCGCTGCGGCCACCGAGAGGCGCCTCAGGCGTGCCGGGCGCAGGGGTGTCGCGGTTCTGGCCGGGAGTTTTGTTTCGACCGCAGCAAGACCGCCAAGGTCCGGCGCCAGCCGCCGCGCTTCCGCGAGGTAAGCGCGCGCGTCCTCGGGACAGCCGGCTTCGGCGGCGACGTCGGCGAGCAGCAGCAGTCGCTGTGCTCGGCGCTGGCGCATCCGCCCTTCAAAGCTCTTCCACTCGCCGGTCGCCGTGTGCGAGCCCATCGATACGCGCGCCGTGCAAGACCGACGCCGCCATATGTTCTAGGGTAGAGTCGGCACTCATGCAGCGCATTTTCGTGATCTCGATGCTGGCGGCCGCCGTCGTCGTGCAGACACGCCCGCAGCCGGCGGCGCGCGCTGCCTTCGCCGAGCCGTCGATCGCGCCCGACGGCAGCGAAATCGCGTTCGTCT
The window above is part of the Vicinamibacterales bacterium genome. Proteins encoded here:
- a CDS encoding TolC family protein, which gives rise to MPYARTTPSYREVARQLAVDVATAYADVRAELAALREQTVEEAKELRDLELQRFDAMTAGLWPKVRAGSARPS
- a CDS encoding cis-3-hydroxy-L-proline dehydratase → MRITRILAYRVELPLHEGSYKWSGGKGVSVFDSTIVRVETDAGLAGHGEVCPLGPFYLPAYAEGVRAGIRELGPHLIGADPRELGKLNRRMDAALKGHPYVKSGIDIACWDILGQATGLPVCELLGGRYGEDVRLYRAISQDTPDAMAARVAGYRAEGYRRFQLKVGGDPDVDVERIRAVAATLHPGDRLVADANTGWTQHEAMRVAKAVRDVDVYIEQPCLTYEECLSVRRHIPHPFVLDENVDGLDMLLRARADLAMDVVNLKISKLGGLTRTAQARDLCVSMGIAMTIEDSWGGDVTTAAIAHLAQSTPTEWLFTTTDFNSYVTLSTADGAPQRVNGRMAASIEPGLGVRPRPDVLGPPLVTVG
- a CDS encoding DedA family protein → MPPELLHWLHAYGPAALFVLLFLGVFGLPVPDETLLTVAGVLVRDGSLHFATAYAAAICGSMGGITLSYVIGRTLGLGVVDRFGKWIHVTRADLARVEGWFEHSGRWLLTFGYFIPGVRHFTAIVAGSSRLPVPVFARFAYAGAAIWALTFMSLGWYVGPAWESALEAAHRHLKVVAVVLLVLGGAYALAHRWWSRRKK
- a CDS encoding radical SAM protein, which encodes MRVLLLSMPDSFEHTPALTMRMPNGALAALAGNVGDGHTVSIADLILVQNAVAPTIARLMRDRDPQVVGLSVMTFQRRTALRIVRLIRSINPQVCIIAGGYDPSLAPEAYAAPDSGIDFLVRGEGECTFRELLAALERGDSPAGIPGLSFRANPAVGFTHTPPRPVMRLEDERLQLPNRAARVLTGYTFLGRPIDVVETSRGCTYDCSFCSIIEMRGRNFHLFDFTRVLADIADARARGARAIFLVDDNITLNVARFEALCRGIIDAGLNDVHYIVQAMTSSIAAHGKTLAPLMRRAGFQYVFLGIENVLDEDLAFLRASAKNAQRENGRRVGNATLTAIEALHREGLAVVGGIIVGNPGDTPAAIEANLAFARRYVDWPYIQHPTPYPGTPMTADFVQRNLIVNDRVEEYDGTTAVVRTEHLGAEDVEFMRWRAERWMKVRHLPHVLRAYPRFVLRHGPEMLAHTFRGSSWKSILGLEDERTVFRRYKARRATEREYLPEPAAALPASFASQARYPA
- a CDS encoding glycosyltransferase family 39 protein — encoded protein: MFPLRWTFAAVAIVLVAAPLLARPPLFDPDEGLHAAIAQEMNRRGDYVTPTFLGEPFLDKPILFFWAEAISLRVLGDREDAVRLPPLLFGVLAMLGVAALGRALRDEETGLLAGIVYGTMLLPMGVSEVAVHDVAVVPFMCAACAWLTRASAGRHVVRHAVLAGAALGLSILTKGLVGVAFAVWFAVALAAVERVRMRRLAIALTAAGAVALLVALPWYVAMEHAHPGYLHYYFVERHLQGYLTATQRHAGRGWWYYVPIAVGGALPWVGYLAAAARQVRNHPTRLVAWIWFALGFVFLSGGESKLVTYALPLFPALALLVADACVAGPGLRYRPGFVVCASTLAALPVLGLGLVAWRFGGIGATLWLMVALVAAVIGGVSVAIANRRSAGLAADAALMMRLPVVALLGLMIVAPRAAEWMTGRDLAQALNAAGAMPSQVFVVGERIGSVVFYLSPALRAEATAANIRETTLAEAVAGVRAAQPDAVVAVRNDQIGRFNRLFAAPPPPDVRAGTFSLFRAGSLQQALSAR
- a CDS encoding endonuclease/exonuclease/phosphatase family protein, which gives rise to MGSAVLIHAGADTTCAARGSGVQWIRTAASNEQGAIDRWCAGVGPPARIETARPPPAVLSGSFAVVSWNTHVGGGDLGRLVSDLREGRLTGAPVDQFVLLLQEVYRAGPEVPVGDPDRMNWAAAERIVPPSGAREDIVSLAHRLGLGGIYVPSMRNGSPGRLDEDRGNAILASLALSEPTAIELPLERQRRVAIEATAHTAAGLAIRIVDTHFTNMVMHHLWLFSESGRLRQARALAGVLPSDGALIVGGDFNAWFGFHDAAYRELAVLGHASPDEDRRPSFGPMRLDHVLFRLPETWKTRVRRADDRYGSDHYPLVASVDPG